A window of Apium graveolens cultivar Ventura chromosome 8, ASM990537v1, whole genome shotgun sequence contains these coding sequences:
- the LOC141680037 gene encoding uncharacterized protein LOC141680037, with protein MTKKSTAQDSDIVAGTLSLNSVHVNVLFDSGASKFFISLNCVNNMQLMLDNLDEPLTIEVANQYKIHVSQFCPKRSIEISGHSFPADRIPFELGEFDFILGMDWLYLYKASIDCKRKIIVMYTKDNVRISYHGQKQDNKFLSVSQANKLLRQGCEVYLAHVVDIKKEAPTLDEIPIVREYPDAFPEELQGLPPDREIEFSINLIPGAEPVSKAPYRMAPVEMKKLAKQLQELLDKGVIRPSVSPWGALVLFAKKKDDSMRLCKANVMVDALSRKERLNMVQIAEELARDLENMED; from the exons ATGACCAAGAAATCCACGGCTCAGGATTCCGACatagttgcaggtacgctttctcttaattccgtgCATGTTAACGTTCtatttgattcaggagcgtcTAAATTTTTCATATCCCTGAACTGTGTGAATAACATGCAATTAATGTTGGATAACTTAgatgaacctttgaccatagaagtggccaaTCAATATAAGATACATGTAAGCCAGTTCTGCCCTAAGCGTTCAATAGAGATTTCTGGTCACTCTTTTCCAGCCGACCGAATACCTTTtgagctaggagaattcgattttattttaggcatggattggttataTCTATATAAGGCAAGTATTGACTGCAAGAGGAAGATAATTGTCATGTACACAAAAGATAATGTAAGAATAAGTTATCATGGACAAAAGCAGGACAATAAGTTTCTCTCAGTATCGCAGGCAAATAAATTGTTAAGGCAAGGATGCGAAgtgtatttggctcatgtggtggatatcAAGAAAGAGGCACCTACTCTCGATgagattccaatagtaagagaaTATCCCGATGCCTTTCCGGAAGAATTGCaaggattaccacctgatcgagAAATAGAGTTCTCCATTAATTTGATACCAGGAGCAGagccagtttctaaagctccatatcgaatggctccagtggAAATGAAGAAATTGGCCAAACAACTTCAAGAGCTGCTAGACAAAGGAGTCATCCGACCaagtgtttctccgtggggtgctctgGTGTTATTCGCgaagaagaaagatgatagtATGAGGCTAT gtaaggccAATGTGATGGTTGATGCCTTGAGCAGAAAAGAGAGGCTGAATATGGTTCAAATTGCAGAAGAATTAGCACGAGACTTGGAAAATATGGAAGATTGA